The following proteins are encoded in a genomic region of bacterium:
- a CDS encoding diguanylate cyclase, producing MNANTSDPKELSAGLSRPHPTVTGSLGTLATAHDAFARVTALGELPFVLLTHAMGVTGAEAGAVYDTAGEMLAVSPEASATLGPVPRDLSLDTPVRRDACLYLRARMHEEAELVLALRLATIPADPAVLDEQLLLLSRFACDRAGYLLARREADVAKSQAKEAHERQMEMALNLYDLYEAAQQQAITDGLTGLATHAYFQERLADDLSESLETPSPLSLMIFDLDHFKSINDNYGHQAGDMVLKEAAAMLKESLKPTDLPARYGGEEFTIILPQTSEDEAFAVAERLRQTLADKEIPISPERSLKVTASIGLAALTPDIQTPKELIKRADAALYAAKNGGRNRVMRATGPAAEAVNAIGAPRKGSHEMFLALARALSAAIELRSPMLHGHSEAVGDLALRMGKVLGLAADKQEALMIAGMLHDVGMLALPDSVLLKTSGLDNTEWEQMKSHSQAAVTILSRFSTFAGLREAVLYHHERWDGKGYPEGLGGNAIPLGAQILALCDTYDALTRSGYAFGRSMTHAEAIAELRRCAGGQFNPELVELFAGMF from the coding sequence ATGAACGCGAACACCAGCGACCCCAAGGAATTGAGCGCGGGGCTCTCCCGCCCCCACCCCACCGTTACGGGATCGCTCGGGACCCTCGCGACCGCCCATGATGCCTTTGCGCGGGTCACGGCGCTGGGCGAGCTGCCTTTCGTGCTGCTGACGCACGCCATGGGGGTCACTGGCGCCGAGGCGGGGGCCGTGTACGACACGGCAGGCGAGATGCTCGCCGTGAGCCCCGAGGCGTCGGCGACGCTCGGGCCGGTGCCGCGAGACCTTTCGCTCGACACCCCTGTCCGGCGCGACGCTTGTCTCTACCTGCGCGCGCGCATGCATGAGGAGGCAGAGCTCGTCCTCGCGCTGCGCCTGGCGACGATCCCGGCAGACCCGGCGGTCCTCGACGAGCAGCTTCTGCTCCTTTCTCGCTTCGCGTGCGATCGCGCGGGCTACCTCCTGGCCCGGCGCGAGGCGGACGTGGCCAAGTCCCAGGCCAAAGAGGCACACGAGCGCCAGATGGAGATGGCCCTCAACCTCTACGACCTGTACGAGGCGGCTCAGCAGCAGGCCATCACCGACGGCCTCACGGGCCTCGCCACCCACGCCTACTTCCAGGAGCGCCTGGCCGACGATCTCAGCGAGAGCCTCGAGACCCCGTCGCCCTTGAGCCTCATGATCTTCGACCTGGACCACTTCAAGTCGATCAACGACAACTACGGCCACCAGGCAGGCGACATGGTGCTCAAGGAAGCCGCCGCCATGCTCAAGGAGAGCCTGAAGCCCACGGACCTGCCCGCGCGCTACGGCGGCGAGGAGTTCACCATCATCCTGCCGCAGACGAGCGAGGACGAAGCCTTTGCGGTTGCCGAGCGCCTGAGGCAGACGCTGGCCGACAAAGAGATCCCCATCTCGCCCGAGCGGAGCCTGAAGGTCACCGCCTCGATCGGCCTGGCCGCCTTGACCCCGGACATCCAGACGCCAAAGGAACTCATCAAGCGCGCCGACGCGGCCCTCTACGCGGCCAAGAACGGCGGCCGTAACCGCGTCATGCGCGCCACCGGCCCCGCGGCCGAGGCCGTCAACGCCATCGGGGCTCCGCGCAAGGGCTCGCACGAGATGTTCCTCGCCCTCGCCCGCGCCCTCTCGGCGGCCATCGAGCTGCGCAGCCCCATGCTGCACGGTCACTCGGAAGCGGTGGGAGACCTGGCGCTACGGATGGGCAAGGTCCTGGGCCTCGCCGCCGATAAGCAAGAAGCCCTCATGATCGCCGGGATGCTGCACGACGTGGGGATGCTCGCCCTTCCCGACTCGGTGCTGCTCAAGACCTCGGGCCTCGACAACACGGAGTGGGAGCAGATGAAGTCCCACTCCCAGGCAGCCGTCACCATCCTCTCGCGCTTCAGCACCTTCGCCGGACTGCGCGAGGCGGTCCTGTACCACCACGAGCGGTGGGACGGCAAGGGCTACCCCGAGGGGCTCGGCGGCAACGCCATCCCGCTCGGAGCCCAGATCCTCGCTTTGTGCGACACCTACGACGCGCTCACGCGCAGCGGGTACGCCTTTGGACGCAGCATGACCCACGCCGAGGCGATCGCAGAATTGCGCCGCTGCGCGGGTGGCCAGTTCAACCCCGAGCTGGTCGAACTCTTCGCCGGGATGTTCTAG
- a CDS encoding EAL domain-containing protein, whose protein sequence is MTEPTPHVPLDPIALAETLAQTRAELEAARETIQRLSLIDPVTGLANRALLHDRLDRTLAQARRHGRLFGICFLNLDRFHVINETLGHAVGDRLLAAIADRLRACVRDHDTIARVGGDEFCVLLTDFNAPQDVARVAQRILDAFAEVFPLDGHEVFITPSGGISLFPADGEEVEPLLKNASAAMTEAKAHRNHFRFYTPTMNANAAERFALEGALRKALERNELRLHYQPQFDIETGRIVGAEALVRWQHPERGLIPPGVFIPIAELTGLILPIGEWILQTACEQAAAWQRAGHPAIRISVNLSARQFRGQNLAEMAGNALLQSGLSADLLEFELTESILMENVEATNRTLSQLEAMGVHLSIDDFGTGYSSLSYLKRFPIGMLKVDRAFVRDVTTDPDDAAIVKAIIALAHGLQLSVLAEGVETTEQLDFLREHGCDLVQGFLLGKPVPSEQFEELLRGAGTYKPLDA, encoded by the coding sequence ATGACCGAACCAACGCCTCACGTCCCCCTCGATCCCATCGCCCTCGCCGAGACGCTCGCGCAGACCCGCGCCGAGCTCGAAGCGGCGCGCGAGACCATCCAGCGCCTCTCGCTGATCGACCCGGTCACGGGCCTGGCCAACCGCGCCCTGCTCCACGACCGCCTGGATCGCACCCTTGCCCAGGCCCGGCGGCACGGCCGACTCTTCGGCATCTGCTTTCTCAACCTCGATCGCTTCCACGTGATCAATGAGACGCTCGGCCATGCCGTGGGCGATCGCCTGCTGGCAGCGATCGCCGACCGCCTGCGTGCTTGCGTGCGAGACCACGACACCATCGCCCGGGTTGGCGGCGACGAGTTCTGCGTCCTCTTGACCGACTTCAACGCCCCTCAGGACGTGGCCCGGGTCGCCCAGCGCATCCTCGACGCCTTTGCCGAGGTCTTCCCCCTCGACGGGCACGAGGTCTTCATCACCCCGAGCGGGGGGATCAGCCTCTTTCCCGCCGACGGCGAAGAGGTCGAGCCCCTGCTCAAGAACGCGAGCGCGGCCATGACCGAGGCCAAGGCGCACCGCAACCACTTCCGGTTCTACACCCCGACCATGAACGCCAACGCCGCCGAGCGCTTCGCCCTGGAGGGCGCCCTGCGCAAAGCCCTGGAGCGCAACGAGCTCAGGCTCCACTACCAGCCCCAGTTCGACATCGAGACCGGCCGGATCGTCGGCGCCGAGGCCCTCGTCCGCTGGCAGCACCCCGAACGCGGGCTGATCCCCCCCGGGGTCTTCATCCCGATCGCCGAGCTCACGGGCCTCATCCTGCCCATCGGCGAGTGGATTCTCCAGACGGCCTGCGAGCAAGCAGCCGCCTGGCAACGGGCGGGGCATCCTGCCATCCGCATCTCCGTCAACCTCTCGGCACGGCAGTTCAGGGGCCAGAACCTCGCCGAGATGGCGGGGAACGCGCTGCTCCAGAGCGGTCTGAGCGCCGATCTGCTCGAGTTCGAGCTGACCGAGAGCATCCTGATGGAGAACGTGGAGGCGACCAACCGCACGCTCTCGCAGCTGGAGGCCATGGGCGTCCACCTGTCCATCGACGACTTCGGCACCGGCTACAGCTCGCTGAGCTACCTCAAGCGCTTCCCCATCGGCATGCTCAAGGTCGATCGGGCCTTCGTTCGGGACGTCACCACCGACCCGGATGACGCGGCCATCGTCAAGGCCATCATCGCCCTGGCGCACGGCCTTCAGCTCTCGGTCCTGGCCGAAGGGGTCGAGACCACTGAGCAGCTCGACTTCCTGCGCGAGCACGGCTGCGATCTGGTCCAGGGGTTCCTGCTGGGCAAGCCGGTGCCGTCCGAGCAGTTCGAGGAGCTGCTGCGCGGGGCGGGAACCTACAAGCCGCTCGACGCGTAG
- the pgeF gene encoding peptidoglycan editing factor PgeF — MAFEVVREGEVALIRCTALESRHAFSTRQGGTSEAPYASLNLGLSSGDERSRVLANRERFVSAGGFSGPIQVAHQVHGADVHAAPVPEGAKGDVVITDRPATPVGVFVADCVPILIEDARTGAVAAVHAGWRGTAKGAVTAAVEALAERYGAQPADLRAAIGPSIKGCCYRVGEEVVEALGHLSAPERVVRREGEAAFVDLQEANRQLLAAAGVGAIHVSGLCTHCSTDLFFSYRREGERSGRMLAAIERA; from the coding sequence ATGGCCTTCGAGGTCGTTCGAGAGGGCGAGGTCGCCCTGATCCGCTGCACCGCGCTCGAAAGTCGCCACGCCTTCTCCACCCGGCAGGGCGGGACGAGCGAGGCGCCCTACGCCTCTCTGAACCTGGGCCTCTCGTCGGGTGACGAGCGCTCGCGGGTGCTCGCGAACCGGGAGCGCTTCGTGTCGGCCGGGGGTTTCTCGGGTCCGATCCAGGTGGCGCACCAGGTCCACGGGGCCGACGTCCACGCGGCCCCGGTCCCGGAAGGGGCCAAGGGCGACGTGGTGATCACGGACCGCCCGGCGACCCCGGTCGGGGTCTTCGTCGCCGATTGCGTTCCCATCCTGATCGAGGACGCTCGCACCGGCGCGGTGGCGGCGGTGCACGCGGGCTGGCGTGGGACCGCCAAGGGGGCCGTGACGGCTGCGGTCGAGGCCCTCGCGGAGCGCTACGGCGCGCAGCCCGCGGACCTGCGGGCGGCCATCGGCCCCTCGATCAAGGGCTGCTGCTACCGGGTCGGCGAGGAGGTCGTCGAAGCCCTCGGCCACCTGAGTGCGCCCGAGCGCGTGGTCCGACGCGAGGGGGAGGCGGCCTTCGTGGACCTCCAGGAGGCCAATCGCCAGCTCTTGGCAGCAGCCGGGGTGGGGGCGATCCACGTGAGCGGTCTGTGCACCCATTGCTCGACCGATCTGTTCTTCTCCTATCGCCGGGAAGGCGAGCGTTCGGGAAGGATGCTCGCGGCTATCGAGCGCGCTTGA
- a CDS encoding GNAT family N-acetyltransferase translates to METLAKHTGDIRIRKFEISDLPQVAEIRNASIAISPDFYSMTVDRVRPPSDASDLQLTSEILVAEVNGAVRGYVHLYTDPSLMSQGRVNIDALHVHPDEQRSGVGTLLIKAAIQKGQEWGGRYLSIAIPAGVVSSQTFLLKHDFQLVRYFWKLRHADLADLPAPSLPEGFSFRSFRQGIDEDAFLGLLNAAFAEHWDFAPVNRGELERWKQRPDFNPRGSFFVTHDGRDVAVATVLIDRQMDAETHEGAARIFEFGVLPEFRGKALGYNILLKAAQFARDEELPALELIVDGHNDQAKAMYERVGFQQKRAILVFHKAI, encoded by the coding sequence ATGGAGACCCTAGCCAAGCACACCGGCGACATTCGGATCCGCAAGTTCGAGATCAGCGACCTGCCGCAGGTGGCCGAGATCCGCAACGCCTCGATCGCGATCTCGCCCGACTTCTACTCGATGACCGTCGACCGGGTGCGCCCGCCGTCGGACGCGAGCGACCTCCAGCTCACCAGCGAGATCCTGGTGGCCGAGGTGAACGGGGCCGTGCGCGGCTACGTCCACCTCTACACCGATCCTTCGCTCATGTCGCAGGGCCGGGTCAACATCGACGCGCTTCACGTCCACCCCGACGAGCAGCGCTCCGGCGTGGGCACCCTGCTCATCAAGGCGGCGATCCAGAAGGGTCAGGAGTGGGGCGGCCGTTACCTGAGCATCGCCATCCCCGCCGGGGTGGTCAGCTCCCAGACCTTCCTGCTCAAGCACGACTTCCAGCTGGTGCGCTACTTCTGGAAGCTCCGCCACGCGGACCTCGCGGATCTGCCCGCGCCTTCTCTGCCCGAGGGCTTTTCCTTCCGTTCCTTCCGCCAGGGCATCGACGAGGACGCCTTCCTCGGCCTGCTCAACGCCGCTTTCGCCGAGCACTGGGACTTCGCCCCGGTCAACCGCGGCGAGCTGGAGCGCTGGAAGCAGCGCCCCGACTTCAACCCCCGCGGCTCGTTCTTCGTGACCCACGACGGCCGGGACGTGGCGGTGGCCACGGTGCTCATCGACCGCCAGATGGACGCTGAGACCCACGAGGGCGCCGCGCGCATCTTCGAGTTCGGCGTTCTCCCCGAGTTCCGGGGCAAGGCCCTCGGCTACAACATCCTGCTCAAGGCTGCCCAGTTCGCCCGCGACGAGGAGCTGCCCGCCCTCGAGCTGATCGTGGACGGTCACAACGACCAGGCCAAGGCCATGTACGAGCGGGTCGGCTTCCAGCAGAAGCGCGCGATCCTGGTCTTCCACAAGGCGATCTAG